The sequence atgtgtttataccaatttaagaaattcaaatcaatatttgcaattaataattataattttattatctttattaataaaatgacataaaaaaacacgagagaatataacaataattttcaatatccgtgtcatttcgtgtcgttttcgggttcacatatcaacactaacccaacccaaaaattagcgtgtcaatttcgtgtcaacccaaaaatgacctattacctattaagctcaacactaacactaaaaatccgtgtcgtgttcgtgtcgtgtaatcgggtcgtgtgtcattttgccacctctaataaaaactaatatatgaaaCAGTTCATAAAAAAACTATgaagtttatatttttataattaaaaaaaaatatgagccTCACTAGAAGTGAGGCCCTAGGCGCTGGCCTAGGGGAACTCTCCCTAGAGCCGGTCTTGATGTGGATATATAGTTAATTAAAGTTAAAAAGATAAGGTGTAAAAGTATCTTTAACGTTGATAGTTATGAGTAATTTCATCACTAACGTttaaataatgcaattttacttctaaagTCGGTAGCCAAAaccaattttacccataacattgacaaCCTGAACCAATTTAAGAAAGGCAAAAGGCATCATTAGgtcattgatcttttattttttggttcattaagcttttgatcttttattttgatACATTAAGCCTCTGATCATTTtgttttggtctcattaagcctTTGATGTCCAAATCAGTAAGTTGTGAACATCGGAAACGGAAACGGGAAACGCGATTTTTAAAAAACATAGGAAATGGAAACGTGGaggaaacgtgtaaatattaaaaatatagagacatatttataaatattaaaaatataggaacatatttataaatattaaaaagtataataaaaacataaaaataattataaattatgaatACATAAACTAATTattgataaaatataaaaatgtagaatccataattattaaaaaaattagcaCTACAGATCCACTAGCATTAAGATGttgtaatatatattaaaaaaggcTTAATGTTTTTCCAGCCCATTTAACTTGtctaaattagtcattttatccttccaactcatcgaatgtcctatttacccccttaactccataaaaatggtatttctcacccccttaacttgtccaaatttgtcattttaccccttctcaacttatcgaatatcctatttaccccccttaactccataaagtggtatttctcaccacttatgatcgtatttaccctcttaactctataaaaatggtatttcttatcccttttatagtagtaaaaaaagttgaaaagagaaagaacgaataaaaaatacaaataaaacaagaacattaatataaacaagttaaatacattatatgtagggataatgtaccaaaataggcatgtgatttttggggaagtattaatttaggttccacttacaaaatatcataaatataggtttaacgtttaaaaaaagttatcaatttagatttcgataacggattgtaaagggtaaaaaataccacttttatggagttaaggggggtaaatagaatattctatgagtttgagggataaatggacaagttgagggggtgagaaataccacttttatgaagttaatggggtaaataggacatttaaTGAATTGaaagggtaaaatgaccaatttggataagttgagggggctcgggaagcattaggccttaaaAGAATTATCACTACAGATCCACTAACTCAATAATCAAACCTTCGAGAAGTCTCCTCCTTCGCAGTCAAGATGACACACAAACAAAAGAGGAATAAATCCACATTCGCATAACGCATCAGAAGACGAAGAGGAAAAcaaagaagacgaagaagaaaaCGAAGAAGGCGAAGTAGATACCTGCGTCTGAACTCTGGAGATCGATCGATTTCAAGTTCCATTTGAAGAAATTAAGAGAGGTAAGGTTTATATAGAATTAGAGAATGACTTTTGAACTGATGATTAAACATATCAGTGAATCAAATTTCAGTTTATGAATCTGGAATTCAAATAGGTTTTACAGAGTTGAGATTTGGAAACGCGTTTCTAATTTTCCTTATTTAGAGAAACGTGTCCGGAAACAGTTCGTTTCCGTTTCCAGATTCATAAACGGTTCGTTTCCGTTTCCCACATCTTATGGAAACGTAGAAACGTTGATCAATCAACGTTTCCGTGTTTCATAGTATACCTTTTTTCATTATGATTGATCAGATCATCAAATGATTTATTTAGTTCATTCTGCTAAAAAAGTCCTAGGATCTCTAGACTATGCCTGAACTCATTTGATTTATCCTTATCTTAtagcttcttctctttcttttaaCAAATGAGGATTTTGTAAAGTCCGGTGGAATTTTGAACTCAGGAAGCAAAAAACACTGCGTTATTTGAATTTTGACACTTATCAGGGGCGGAACCAGGGAGGTTGAGTGGGGCTCTAGCCCCGGCAACCGTCCGgggggaatttttttttatatcaaaacgacgtcgttttggtcatgagcaaaacgacgtcgttttgattttaatgaaaataaatcAGAACTAAAAGGCACAGCACAACAgctaaattaatacctaaatccctcttttcaaaaaaaaaaaaaaaaaacctaaatccCTAATTCAGAAGAGGAGAGCAACGAACGTAGACGATATCGCACACCGGCTCAACTCAAGGGAATCGCACAAGACAAGAGGAGAGGAGCAGCCAGTCTCCACCGCCGGCCACCAGTCAGTCAGTCGCTGCTTGCTTGCTAGTCTCCACCGCCGGTCACCGTTCAGTTCAGTCGCTGCACTGCACAAAACGCAAAACGCAAAACGCAGAGGGAAAAAAACGCAGGTGATTTTTTGTTTATCTTTTTTGTGCCTTTGTTGAGATGCCTATATTTGTTTTTGAGATGCACCTATGAGTTTGTTCACTGTGTGTTGGCTTGATTTTTGGTTGTAATTATTGGATGGCTTTGCTGCGTTTATGGTTTTACTGCGTTTTTGGTTGATTTATATGATGAAATgagattaaaaaaaaggaagagtAGTGATAGAATAatgatatgtatatatgtatgaaTTGATTAGAAATATATTAACCTTGCTCTTTGATTGAATGAATGCTTGCTTATTACAATTTTGTAAGTACTCCTTCACTCCTAACAGTGAAGCTTTTCAGTGATGGAGTTTTTTTACCAAATTCCTATTGAAATTGGGATTGAATTGATTGGGATTGAAATTTCTATTAGTTGAAATTACTCTCATTTGAATTGCTGTTAGTTTAATTACTGTTTGTATTTAGTTGAATTGGGATTGAAATTGCTGTTAGTTGAATTGCTATCACTTGCATATTGGTCTTTTCAGAATGGACAAATTCATAACTAAAAGAcgtttcgaatttttttttgacgttttgaattttttttgctgATATATTTTAGCCGCGGTTCATccggggtcctggttccgccactgacaCTGACACTTATGATGATAGCATGTGTGCTAAGTTTTATTAAATGTCAATGACAGGATCCAAATTTAAACTGATATTTTGAAGTTTGTTTCTTGTAGCAATATGATTATGTAATGACATACTACATAAAGCTTTTATTTAGTCCTTTTACATGATAGTTATTCAGACTGAAATCGCAAAGCGTAAAACAAGCATTGTTGAATCTTTTGCAATGCAAATCTAGTTGTTTAACTGTTGCCAGGAATATATGCTAGGGAGATTTAGAGGATTTGGAAATGATGGAACTGCTATTCTTAGTGACattccaataaaaaaataagttcCCCAGTGGGCTGTTCCTATTGAATTTTTCTCTTATTTATTGTTGCTTGCTCTAGAGTTTAAAACCAGTAAACCCTAGCCCCCTCCATTGGAACTGCTATTtcgagaagatgaagaacataAGGGTCTggtttgtaatttttatttctaattcctttaacccaaaacgacgtcgttttattTAATGAGAAAAACGGCGTCGTTTCCATCAGTGAATTGGAATTACAAAATACACCCCTGACCTGTTGTTCTCACACAAAGCCAATCCCTAAATTGTTTCCATCCCTGCGATTGCGAAACAGAGAAATCGCACGCGAGTCCGCCACTCTACTGACTGCCGGTCAGCCTCCACCACCGCTGTCGCTCCTTCCGGCACCGCAACCTTCTCTTTTCTTCAACTGAAAGGTAAATCAACTCCGACCAGACTTAATTGTTCTGTGAAGAAAAGAATTGAATTTGATTGCTGTTGGTTCTTTTGCTGATAAAAGCTTAATTGTTTGAAGGTTTAATTATTCTAGTAGCTTAATTGATTGAAGGTTTAATTGATTAAGTTTTGGCTGGCAGAAAGTTTGTGAAATTGTAATTGAAGGCAaggtttaatttgttttttttgctGTTGTGTTGGTGTTTAATTGAATTGTTTAATTGAAGGCATGTTCTCTTGTTTGATTGCATTGTTTTTGCTGTgttaattgaattgaattgtttTCTTATATTCTTTGTTTAATTTAATCGAATGGTTCTCtttgtttaatttaattgaatggtttttgattaattgaaTGGTCTTTATCATCTCTCTCCCCAATTTCCTATTCTTTCTTTTAATGGTTGAAGAACATTGAAATATTGACAGTCATAAAAgtcttaataaattaaaatcagGTATATCAATCTATTTTCCTCTTTAAGGTGGTGTCTTTGATAAATTAGTTATATATGGTTTTTCATTTGTGGCCTTGTGTTGTATATTCTGATAACTTGAATGTATCGATAAAATGACGAAGCCAAGTAGGATTCTTTCTACTCTGTTCCtttgcttctttttttttgtctatttGCTGCTTTGAATTTACAGAATTGAGGTGTAAAGTGGTGTTTGAAGATGGCTGAAGAGGGAAAAGATCCATTCAAGGGAGTTGATTGGAAAGCTGTAGGCAGTGAAATGCAGAAGAACCCTAGTGCAGGTGCTAAACAAGTCATAAAGAAGAGACTTCCGAAAAAGATTAGGGAAATTCCAGAGTACTATTTCCTTCCTCGACGGTCTCTGCCCTCTGCAATTGCATTTTACGGATCATGTATTGCTGGTGGAATTGGTGCTGGCATGCTGCTTGAGATTTGGATAAAGAAGAAAGTTAAAGGTATcatattaattttttgtttaCTATTATACAGAAAAGTGAAACAGGAAAACACACAAGAATGCTTATTGTTAACAGTTAGACAGACTACTCTATTTCATTGAAATGCTTATACATTTTTGGTCTGGTATCGCAGAGGATGGAGGCGTCATATGGGAGTTCGACAAATAAAACCTGAATGATTTTGTAAGAGTTCCATTTCCTGGTACTGGTGTTTCTTTTTATTCCAAAGCTATAAACGGTCAGTTGGCTCCAAAATGAaattttggtttcaatatagcCTACAACTTCACATTTGTAGTTAAAATTAGTCCAAAAGTACACGTCTCAGAAGATGAAATTAGGGATTTTCTTTTGATTCCTTGGCTGAAACTTAGAAATTGGTCTGCCTGTCATAAATGATTCTTTTCCAATTGCTCCATGGTTTAAATTCTTTTATGATTCGGTTCATGTGGACATTAAAACAGGTTACAAGTACTAGAAATTTGTCCCTTGAAGTATTAAAATAAAGAGATGCCTTCAAAGCAGATGAGGAGAAATCTCAAAGCATGAACTAATTCTGTACATAATTTGATAGATCAGTACTGTATTACTAATTATGCACACAGTTTCAAAACAATCCCTATCCAGTTATAAAAATAGTGTACAGGACGAACACTTTCCATAGCGTCACAAAATCGCACATAGAAACAGAATTACAAGGAGATGTAGAAGGATTAATCATTTTAGGGCATGTTTGATTTACTTGTTCATAtttattgtttgttgttgcttgttATTTATAGAAGTTTGGTTCATTTTCCTTCCGAATTACTTAATATGAGCGGTTATTTCTCAATATGATAGCATTTGAATTGCCAAGCTCAACCTCCTTTCAAGAAAGACTAAGAATTTTGGACTTTTTGGTTAAGAAAGGTGGAGGAAAATTTactaaggccctgttctttttgatttaaattaaattaacttaactgaactgaatgctaatGAACTTAACTACACCAAATAATtcattgaactgaactgaatgatgCTGAACTTAACTTACTTatgctgaaattaagtaaaaaagaaCAGGACCTAAGTAATGGGCGATGTGCAGTGCTGGCTATAAACAAagctaaaatttataaattcagaCATAAATTAATTGGTAGTTATAGTTGTATTTGAGTATCTCATCATTTTCATTTTGTGAATTGAGCATttgatgtttcattttaaaataTTGAACCTCAcaccttttattttattctcgTCATCCTTCATGATAGGAAAAAAAAGCCAGCTTAGATTAACATATCTTGGAGTTATAAGTTTTAAATTGGATACATGCTAGTTACTGTATTCCTGCATTCACCAAATTAGTTCTCTTTCAACAGAATTCTGTTACAGCTCTTATTGCCAATTACCTTTTAGCTACTCACCTTTCTCCTTTACAGCACTACATTAGTTGTCTTTCTTCTTCCTGTATTTTCTTAAGTTGTATTGTTGAGATATTCCTCACATCAATTTCTTATCAATCACTTCTgtttcatggtatcagagcattagGTGATAATGCCGCCGAGAAGAAGAAATCGGAATCGGGAAATTTCGCAAGGAGAAGATTTCTCCGATGAAGACAAATttcaagatgaagaagatctGATTAATCCTTTTTATCATCAAACTACTCAATCCTCTTGCACTGAGAATCCTGACCTAGTGCTCATCAACATTTCTCTCACTAGTAACAATTATCTTTCATGGAGCAATGCTATGGTACGTGTGTTGACTGCTAAAAGAAAGCTTAGTTATATTCAAGATGATGGTGAAATACCAGCTGTTGGATCAACTGGATACAACAAATGGAAGAAAAATGACTGCCTGGTCTCATCTTGGATCATCAACACAGTTTCTAAAGAAGTTGCAGAAGGATTTGTCTACATTACTTCTTCTAGGGATTTATGGAAGGAATTGAAGAGGAGATTTGGTGATAGTAATGGACCTATGCTCTACAAGATCAAGAGAGAAATCAGTCTCTTCAATCAAGGTAACCTTTCTCTTGTGatctattataataaattgaagAGATATTGGGATGAACTTTCATTGCCTATTCTTGCTTGTCAGTGTACTGCTATAATACAGTGTGTTTGTAATGCATTTCAATGATGTGCTGATATGAATGAGGAAGATTGTTACATATCAAAGGAGGAATAAGGTGGGAAAGTAATAAGTAATTCTATTATGGGTCAATTTCTTAGTTGTTAAGTATTGATCAATTCCGTAGTTGCTAAGTATTAGTCAATTCCTTAGTTGTTAGGTAACCTGAGCAATTATGTTCCTATATAAATGTCACTTTTCTGTATTAGCATTTTATCAAAGAATTAATACAAACTTCTATTCTCTCaattctcttcttcttcataaatTCTGTTCTCAAAACCTTAGGTTgtaacattggtatcagagattCAAAATCCTCTGGTCGTGAATGGTTAAAAAACAATACCAAAAAACCAGAGCAGCAACTATGCAGGCAATGGCGGCAATGGATCAATTGGAATCACAGATCAAGGATTTGACGGTGAAATTCTTTGAGCGATCGGAGAATACAGCTGAGAAATTGGAGCAAATGCAAGTTCAGATCCAGGAAATGCAATTGGCTCAGCAGGCGCGAACAGAGATGCTCATGAAAGATCAGCATCAAATTCGGAAAGATCAGATCAATTCGCATCAGGCCTTGGAGGAATTGTTTCAGAATTCTTTGGCGATGCTCGCCAAAATCGTTCAACCAAATCCTGAGCCTAATCCTTCTCCGTCGCCAATAATAGCGTCGAGTTCGAATCCTGGAAAAGGAATTTTAGGCAGTTCTCCTGCCAATTTTCAAACAGCTGAAATCAACGCTTCTAAACCGCCGTACTTCAATCGGATGTTGCCGAAATGTGAGCTGCCGTCCTTTGATGGATCGGAAGTGGAAAATTGGAtcggaaaatgtgaaaaatacttCCAGATCTTCGAAGTACAGGATGATTGGAAAGTTGATCTCGTCGGCTTGTTTTTACAAAGCAAGGCCGAGAAGTGGTACAAAAACTGGAGTCCGTCACATTCTGGAGTTACTTGGCCGGAATTTGTGGAAGAAATTGTTCGGCGCTTTCCTGATACCACGATTCAAGATGTAGTGGAGCAATTGCTACATCTCCAGCAGAATTCTACCATCGATGCATTCCAGGATAAATTATGAGTAAGTAAAACTCCGGTTGGAAAAGCTTTATCCAACCATTACTGAAGCTTTTTATACAAACGGATTTATCGTCGGACTTAAGCCGGAATTACGCTATGCGATAAGATCTTTTCAACCTGTAGATCTTTATTCTGCAATTAAGCAAGCTAAATTCCAGGAAATTCAGTTTAATGCTATGATAGAAGTGCTCAAACCTAAACCTACATTCAGATCTCCCACCAGTACTAAAAAATCCACAAATTTTACTCCCTATAACTCTAAACCACCTGAATCGCATCCACATACCACTAATGACTCACAAACAGCCAAACGCACCCCATGACTATGCTGGAAATGTAATGAGAAGTATTTTCGTGGTCATGTATGTAGCACTAAGAAGTTAAACTTGATTAATGCTGAAGTTAGTGTAGAAGATGAACTGCTAGAGTCTGAACAAGTTGTGGAGGAAGAAATTCAGGAGGAAGTAGAGCAGGAACAAAATGAGCAGATTTCAGTTTCTATTCATGCTCTAGAAGGAGGTGTTGCTAGTGGTACTATTAAGTTGAAAGGCATAATGCAGAAGAGGCTAGTACAGATCTTAATTGATAGTGGTAGTACTCATAGTTTTGTCTGATGGAAGACAGTTATTGGTGAAATCTAAGTGCAATGATTGTGCTTGGTCTATGAATCAAACTGAATTTTCCTTCAATTTCAGAGTCTTAGAATTGGGAGACTATGACTTGCTTTTAGGAACTGATTGGATGAGAAAGCATACTCCAGTCACTTTTGATTTTGAAAAGAATATGCTTATAGTGCATAAGGCAGGGAAGGTAGTGGAGCTCAAAGGCATGCTTGATAAGGAAGTGAAATTGAAGCAAATTACCCTTAAATCCATGGGTAAGTTGATCTCTAAAGGCTGGAAAGGGGTTTCTTCTACCCTATTTTTGATATCGGTTCAAGAGCCTACTCCTGAACCTCCAAACCATGTTTTTCACACTTACCACCAGCACCAGCCCCTTATCTTCCTTTACTTACCAAATACCAGCATCTAATTGTTCCTCCTAGTTCTTTACCACCCCATAGACGTCATGATCATGCCATACCTCTTAAAACAGAAGAATCAGTGAATGTGAGGCCTTATAGATATTCATTTCATTAGAAGAATGAAATAGAGAAGATGGTGGCTGAGATGTTAGAAAGTGGAATTATTCAGCCTAGTACTAGTCCATATGCTTCTCCTGTGTTGTTGGTTAAGAAGAAGGAAGGTACTTGGTGTTTTTGTGTTGATTTCAGGGAATTGAACAAGGTTACTGTGAAAGACAAATTTCCTATTCCTGTTATTCAGGAACTGATTAATGAATTAAGAGGAGCAAAAGTGTTTAGTAAATTAGATCCGAGGTCTGGCTATCATCAAATTCAGATGAAAGTAGCAGAT comes from Euphorbia lathyris chromosome 8, ddEupLath1.1, whole genome shotgun sequence and encodes:
- the LOC136203896 gene encoding uncharacterized protein, with product MAEEGKDPFKGVDWKAVGSEMQKNPSAGAKQVIKKRLPKKIREIPEYYFLPRRSLPSAIAFYGSCIAGGIGAGMLLEIWIKKKVKEDGGVIWEFDK